Proteins co-encoded in one Candidatus Tectomicrobia bacterium genomic window:
- a CDS encoding TonB-dependent receptor — translation MARRRSLLSPIPLFAALALLLAAAGDSLAQAPQGRELLLDPLTVTATRTPRPVSTVGDSVEVFAQDRIELTLPTDFGDLLRQGIGLNMDQTGARGATASIRIRGSENNFTSVLLDGFKLTPPDGDVFDYAHIPAEWLRGAEVLRGPQSSLYGSDAAAGVINLLLDLGRPGERPSLETAFRFGSDSTFEEVLKAKGGWEKGGYLATLSRVDSEGRYTNDGYYRTAALGALDYFPSPAAKLRLLVMGNRNRRDQTSDAGATNTEFRLPAGLTDRELNAYQDAADQMAGASLELRPTRWLEYVPRASFYQRDFTFHDPADALDVTRPFFSEFKSDNTQTRYLTDHPVNLRFTGQDLRWDALTSSVTTLGFQWEEERFFQTVRGTQSTTQNHTRLARSLYFQEQLTFWDRLTLTGGARVDDYDKGADDVTGKLSASYLFERTGTRVRGAAGNGAKRPSFNDLFFFSDQGFLVLRGNPNLKSERQESWEAGVDQYLLGRQIVLSATYFENTLKDLISFSFAGFPNGTNFENISKVETKGVELSAALVDYRDFTVRANWNYLDTVVADDRGGRGGQDFMAGQGLLRRPHWWWTGSVSYHPGRFRGTLILQQVGQRPDRDFTPLIEGSFTFPRVHNAGYARTDLALAYDLIRDGKPVPGGVSLPGVRRLTVELKVNNLLDEDYDDVFGFNAPGINWLAGIRFHF, via the coding sequence ATGGCCCGCCGCCGATCTCTCCTATCCCCGATTCCGCTCTTCGCCGCCTTGGCGCTCCTGCTCGCCGCCGCCGGCGACTCCCTCGCCCAGGCACCGCAGGGGCGGGAGCTCCTGCTGGATCCCCTGACCGTCACCGCCACCCGCACCCCCCGGCCCGTCAGCACCGTGGGGGACTCCGTCGAGGTCTTCGCCCAGGACCGGATCGAACTGACTCTGCCCACCGACTTCGGCGACCTCCTCCGCCAGGGCATCGGCCTCAACATGGACCAGACCGGCGCCCGGGGGGCCACCGCCAGCATCCGCATCCGGGGGAGCGAGAACAACTTCACGAGCGTGCTGCTCGACGGCTTCAAGCTCACCCCCCCCGACGGCGACGTCTTCGACTACGCCCACATCCCGGCCGAGTGGCTCCGGGGGGCCGAGGTGCTGCGCGGGCCCCAGAGTTCCCTCTACGGCTCGGACGCCGCCGCGGGCGTGATCAACCTCCTGCTCGACCTGGGCCGGCCGGGCGAGCGGCCCTCCCTCGAGACCGCCTTCCGCTTCGGCTCCGACTCCACCTTCGAGGAAGTGCTCAAGGCGAAGGGGGGCTGGGAGAAGGGGGGCTACCTCGCCACCCTCAGCCGTGTGGACAGCGAGGGCCGCTACACGAACGACGGCTACTACCGCACCGCCGCCCTGGGCGCACTCGACTACTTCCCCTCCCCCGCCGCGAAGCTCCGCCTGCTCGTCATGGGAAACCGCAACCGCCGCGACCAGACCTCGGACGCCGGCGCGACCAACACGGAGTTCCGCCTCCCGGCGGGGCTCACCGACCGCGAGCTGAACGCCTACCAGGACGCGGCGGATCAGATGGCGGGAGCGAGCCTCGAGCTGCGCCCCACGCGGTGGCTCGAGTACGTCCCCCGCGCCTCCTTCTACCAGCGCGACTTCACCTTCCACGACCCGGCCGACGCCCTGGATGTCACCCGGCCCTTCTTCTCCGAATTCAAGAGCGACAATACCCAGACCCGCTACCTGACGGATCACCCGGTGAACCTGCGCTTCACGGGGCAGGACCTCCGCTGGGACGCCCTCACTTCCTCCGTCACGACATTGGGATTCCAGTGGGAGGAGGAGCGCTTCTTCCAGACCGTGCGCGGCACGCAGAGCACCACCCAGAACCACACGCGCCTGGCGCGCTCCCTCTACTTCCAGGAACAGCTCACTTTCTGGGACCGCCTCACCCTGACGGGCGGCGCCCGGGTGGACGACTACGACAAGGGGGCGGACGACGTGACCGGCAAGCTCTCCGCCTCCTACCTCTTCGAGCGGACGGGCACCCGCGTCCGCGGGGCGGCGGGGAACGGCGCCAAGCGGCCCTCCTTCAACGATCTCTTCTTCTTCTCGGACCAGGGCTTCCTCGTCCTGCGCGGCAACCCCAACCTCAAGAGCGAGCGCCAGGAGAGCTGGGAGGCGGGGGTGGACCAGTATCTCCTCGGCCGCCAGATCGTCCTGAGCGCCACCTACTTCGAGAACACCCTCAAGGACCTCATCTCCTTCAGCTTCGCCGGCTTCCCGAACGGCACCAACTTCGAGAACATCTCCAAGGTGGAGACCAAGGGGGTGGAGCTCTCCGCCGCCCTCGTGGACTACCGCGACTTCACCGTGCGCGCGAACTGGAACTACCTCGACACCGTCGTCGCGGACGACCGGGGGGGCCGGGGCGGCCAGGACTTCATGGCGGGGCAGGGCCTGCTGCGCCGCCCGCACTGGTGGTGGACCGGCTCGGTGAGCTACCACCCGGGGCGCTTCCGCGGCACTTTGATCCTGCAGCAGGTGGGCCAGCGGCCCGACCGCGACTTCACGCCCCTGATCGAGGGGAGCTTCACCTTCCCCAGGGTCCACAACGCGGGCTACGCCCGCACCGACCTGGCCCTGGCCTACGACCTCATCCGGGACGGCAAGCCCGTCCCCGGCGGCGTCTCCCTGCCCGGGGTGAGGCGCCTGACGGTGGAGCTCAAGGTGAACAATCTCCTCGACGAGGACTACGACGACGTGTTCGGCTTCAACGCGCCGGGCATCAACTGGCTGGCGGGCATCCGCTTCCACTTCTGA
- a CDS encoding aminopeptidase, which produces MEDVRVSRMAETIVRYSARVGRGDLVCIRGGVQSTPLIREVYRECLRGGAFPYVQAGLPGLEEIFYRHAGPEQLSFLSPIAQFEIERVDVLISILSETNTRRLSGTNPKKQAAASKARQPIMRTFMKRAAEYDRTRRKGLRWTLTLFPTEAYAQDAEMSLAEYEEFVFGACFADRAGGVGRWKAVEKRQQEIIRYLKGRKTVELSGPGTELRVGIRGRKFINCSGHHNFPDGEVFTGPEETRVDGRIRYSFPACLSGREVDGVELTFERGRVAKASAGKNEAFLKSMIGMDPGAARVGEFAFGLNGGIQRFTKNILFDEKIGGTVHLALGKGYPESGSRNDSALHWDMVCDLRKNGEVRVDGRPFMKNGRILV; this is translated from the coding sequence ATGGAAGATGTCCGGGTAAGCCGGATGGCGGAGACGATTGTCCGCTATTCGGCCCGCGTCGGCAGGGGCGATTTGGTCTGCATCCGGGGCGGCGTCCAGTCCACTCCCTTGATCCGGGAGGTCTACCGCGAGTGCCTGAGAGGGGGCGCCTTCCCCTACGTCCAGGCCGGGCTTCCCGGGCTGGAGGAGATCTTCTACCGGCACGCTGGCCCCGAGCAGTTGAGCTTTCTGTCGCCGATCGCCCAGTTCGAGATCGAGCGGGTGGACGTCCTCATCAGCATCCTCTCCGAAACCAACACGCGGCGCCTCTCGGGCACCAACCCCAAGAAGCAGGCCGCCGCGTCCAAGGCGCGCCAGCCCATCATGCGAACCTTCATGAAGCGCGCCGCCGAGTACGACCGCACCCGCAGGAAGGGCCTCCGCTGGACCCTCACCCTCTTCCCCACCGAGGCCTACGCGCAGGACGCCGAGATGTCCCTCGCCGAGTACGAGGAGTTCGTCTTCGGCGCCTGCTTCGCCGACCGGGCGGGCGGGGTGGGCCGGTGGAAGGCGGTGGAGAAGCGCCAGCAGGAGATCATCCGCTACCTCAAGGGCCGCAAGACGGTGGAGCTCTCGGGCCCGGGCACCGAGCTGCGCGTCGGCATCCGGGGGCGCAAGTTCATCAACTGCAGCGGCCACCACAACTTCCCGGACGGCGAGGTCTTCACCGGCCCGGAGGAGACGCGGGTGGACGGCCGCATCCGCTACTCCTTCCCCGCCTGCCTCTCGGGCCGCGAGGTGGACGGCGTGGAGCTCACCTTCGAGCGCGGCAGGGTGGCGAAGGCCTCCGCGGGGAAGAACGAGGCCTTCCTGAAGAGCATGATCGGGATGGATCCGGGCGCCGCGCGGGTGGGCGAGTTCGCCTTCGGCCTGAACGGCGGCATCCAGCGCTTCACCAAGAACATCCTCTTCGACGAGAAGATAGGCGGAACCGTCCACCTGGCCTTGGGCAAGGGCTATCCCGAGAGCGGCTCACGGAACGACTCCGCCCTCCACTGGGACATGGTGTGCGACCTCCGGAAGAACGGCGAGGTCCGCGTGGACGGCCGCCCCTTCATGAAGAACGGACGAATCCTGGTCTAG
- a CDS encoding tyrosine-type recombinase/integrase, giving the protein MIVSAWGEREFRWRDLRFQEEAALRKPSPGKGKPISTFRKTWKAACKAAGVEGLIPYDLRRAAIRDMVRAGVSQNVAMQISGHKTAAVFRCYDIVDAEDLRDAMKKRDAYLSLPTEPNVVNIEEARTTAG; this is encoded by the coding sequence ATGATCGTAAGTGCCTGGGGAGAAAGAGAATTTCGATGGCGGGATCTTCGATTCCAGGAGGAAGCCGCGCTCAGGAAGCCTAGCCCTGGGAAGGGGAAGCCCATCAGTACCTTCCGCAAGACCTGGAAGGCCGCTTGCAAGGCGGCAGGCGTCGAAGGGCTCATCCCGTACGACCTCAGGCGCGCGGCCATCCGGGACATGGTGCGGGCAGGGGTGTCCCAGAACGTGGCAATGCAAATTTCCGGCCACAAAACCGCCGCCGTGTTCAGGTGCTATGACATCGTGGACGCTGAGGACCTACGGGACGCCATGAAGAAGCGGGACGCCTACCTCTCCCTCCCGACTGAGCCCAATGTGGTGAATATCGAGGAGGCTCGAACAACGGCAGGATAA
- a CDS encoding response regulator, with protein sequence MARILVVEDDAEVREMIKRVLSDAGHSVVEACNGNEALRFVSEQRFAVAIIDILMPECDGFETIQALKKTQSHLKILAISGAPSFRSYSPLDAAETLGAHMSIAKPFDVTLLLKCTHQLLPQD encoded by the coding sequence ATGGCCAGAATATTGGTGGTAGAGGACGATGCCGAGGTCCGCGAAATGATAAAGAGAGTTTTGTCGGACGCCGGCCATTCCGTCGTTGAGGCATGCAATGGGAATGAGGCACTGCGCTTCGTCTCGGAGCAGCGATTTGCAGTCGCCATCATTGATATTCTCATGCCCGAATGCGATGGGTTTGAAACTATTCAAGCCCTAAAGAAAACGCAGAGCCATCTCAAAATTCTCGCCATCTCCGGGGCCCCTTCTTTCAGATCCTACAGCCCTCTCGATGCCGCGGAAACCTTGGGGGCTCATATGTCCATAGCCAAACCCTTCGATGTGACCCTCCTCCTAAAATGCACTCACCAGCTTTTGCCTCAAGACTGA
- a CDS encoding response regulator, whose translation MWRFIRNEIDSWITRRIPAPSLTILVVEDERPLCDLFVKVLSPLGHVVHAAVRGEEAISLLQTQTFDLVFLDLLLPGISGIEVYREIDRLPLPPEVIVITSFASSNLLVQALDIGLLTVIQKPFQMETIIEAVDRAALRKAGALRSSQK comes from the coding sequence ATGTGGCGGTTCATTAGGAACGAAATCGATTCTTGGATCACTCGAAGAATTCCCGCTCCTTCCCTGACCATCCTCGTTGTGGAGGATGAAAGGCCTCTCTGTGACCTGTTCGTAAAGGTGTTATCCCCCCTGGGTCATGTGGTTCATGCCGCCGTTCGGGGAGAAGAGGCAATCTCCCTCCTCCAGACGCAGACATTCGATCTCGTTTTCCTAGATCTCCTTCTCCCGGGCATCAGCGGCATTGAGGTCTATCGGGAAATCGATCGGCTGCCTCTCCCTCCCGAGGTCATCGTCATCACCTCATTCGCTTCCAGCAATCTACTTGTGCAAGCCCTCGATATCGGATTGCTGACCGTCATCCAGAAGCCATTCCAGATGGAGACGATCATCGAGGCGGTGGATCGAGCAGCCCTACGAAAGGCTGGTGCCCTCCGCTCAAGCCAGAAGTAA
- a CDS encoding GAF domain-containing protein — protein sequence MKPLLRRLLHLSLTTKLFFLLLPLAFVPLLAVSMQWHFLAKRQITSEVRMRLETRWSFVEQGVKAFVSRKADRIREVAETPLMQDLQGYLEYGLIEETASVQERIREFFTRLMQDPNDTAIHRICLVAPSKNLALKVTRHSTTPKGEKGVDGCPRQGLIPPAEMTSQGPDKEIQDRFLRLSIPVLDRWQRIWGQLTFDMPFKELAEMMAHLPLPEDGAGIILDDVGRVVACTDTNRLPSESGLCSNIDILFRLIARIMEDHRPNPHGEIADGHVLFIGVLPVQEGWRIALAVPLERYERTVRQLGWTSVLAGFLFFGIAIAVLLPLTRRATAPLRRLEEHARQISTGDFHQKLSDSAFGLDEIGKLARAFNMMVDSLSIRDLRLRQQAEILTARNEELVTLNRVVKRAASTLQLGDLLPALLDEILSAMGLKIGVIRLLDETRGNLYLAAYRGLDEEYAKNAPCIPLGEEMTGKVALTGEPVFMPDVQNDPMHHHLLARVHSDEPMRGFAAVPIVAQTQIIGTLAFGSTGSRTFNQTDLASLISIGVGIGACIRNAHLHHELSEAYERLRTLQDHLIRTEKLSAMGQLIAGVAHEISNPLTTIMGYAQLLQGELDNPEIRDQIRTIIEQARRCARVMEKLLAFARETEKKAEVLDLHEVVGEVLEPARLNLVLQGIEIVDRRKMGICFVLADRYQLQQVFLNLITNAQQAVEEKESPRVLEIELDVSECRCIATFSDNGIGMRPEVLRRVFDPFFTTKTHGKGTGLGLSVSYGIVKDHGGEISIESEPGKGTRVRVQLPRASKDAAAVANSNESAGAAAIAWPGRKVLVIDDEPSICRLMEDALHQIQVDVLTAGSVEEARNILRLAAPDLILSDIRLPDGDGFDILDSLALEPGSPWFAFMSGDVVSEETRERLRQSGSECLQKPFEVKDIHKFVSACLQRIEKRTVPASQSVRGQAGLQQTRKERP from the coding sequence ATGAAGCCTCTTTTGCGCCGGCTGCTGCACCTTTCGCTTACGACAAAACTTTTCTTCCTCCTTTTGCCGCTCGCCTTCGTTCCCCTTCTCGCCGTGAGCATGCAGTGGCATTTCCTGGCCAAGAGACAAATCACGAGCGAGGTGAGGATGCGGCTCGAAACCCGCTGGTCCTTCGTGGAGCAGGGGGTGAAAGCGTTCGTCTCCAGGAAGGCCGATAGGATCCGCGAGGTGGCTGAAACCCCGCTCATGCAGGACCTGCAAGGCTATCTGGAATATGGCCTCATCGAAGAAACGGCCAGCGTCCAGGAGAGGATCCGAGAGTTCTTCACCCGCCTCATGCAGGACCCAAATGACACGGCAATCCACCGCATCTGCCTCGTGGCGCCCTCCAAGAACCTGGCGCTGAAAGTGACGCGCCATTCGACCACTCCCAAGGGCGAGAAAGGGGTGGATGGGTGCCCACGGCAGGGATTGATTCCCCCAGCGGAAATGACGTCGCAGGGACCTGACAAGGAGATTCAAGACCGGTTCTTGCGGCTATCCATTCCGGTTCTGGATCGGTGGCAGCGGATATGGGGGCAACTTACTTTCGACATGCCGTTCAAGGAACTCGCTGAAATGATGGCGCATTTGCCACTTCCGGAGGACGGCGCCGGTATCATCCTGGACGATGTCGGAAGAGTGGTGGCCTGCACAGATACCAATCGCCTGCCCTCGGAATCCGGCCTCTGCTCCAACATAGATATTTTATTCCGATTGATTGCCCGCATTATGGAAGATCATCGGCCCAATCCACATGGGGAGATAGCCGACGGGCATGTACTTTTCATTGGGGTTCTTCCGGTCCAGGAAGGGTGGAGGATTGCCCTGGCGGTACCACTTGAGCGATACGAGAGGACTGTTCGGCAGCTAGGATGGACGAGCGTTCTCGCCGGGTTCCTTTTTTTTGGGATCGCCATCGCCGTCCTCTTGCCCCTGACGCGCCGGGCGACAGCGCCGCTCCGGCGCCTGGAAGAGCACGCCCGGCAGATTTCGACGGGGGACTTTCATCAGAAGCTTTCCGATTCCGCATTCGGCCTCGATGAAATCGGAAAACTCGCCCGGGCCTTCAATATGATGGTGGATTCGCTCTCGATCCGCGACCTCCGTCTCCGTCAGCAGGCTGAGATTCTCACAGCCCGTAACGAAGAATTGGTCACGCTAAACCGCGTGGTCAAACGGGCGGCTTCGACCCTTCAACTGGGCGATCTCCTGCCCGCCTTGCTGGATGAGATCCTATCCGCAATGGGGCTCAAGATTGGGGTAATTCGTTTGCTCGATGAGACAAGGGGAAATCTCTATCTCGCGGCTTATCGGGGCCTTGACGAGGAATATGCGAAGAATGCCCCGTGCATTCCGCTCGGAGAGGAAATGACTGGAAAGGTGGCGCTGACCGGCGAACCGGTCTTCATGCCGGATGTCCAGAACGATCCAATGCACCACCACCTTCTTGCCCGGGTCCATTCGGACGAGCCGATGCGGGGATTCGCGGCGGTCCCCATAGTTGCACAGACCCAAATCATCGGTACGCTCGCCTTCGGGTCCACCGGATCGAGGACGTTCAACCAGACGGATCTCGCCAGCCTGATTTCAATTGGCGTCGGGATAGGCGCGTGCATCCGAAACGCCCACCTTCATCATGAATTGTCGGAGGCGTATGAACGGCTGCGGACGTTGCAGGACCATCTCATCCGGACTGAAAAGCTTTCGGCCATGGGGCAATTGATCGCCGGGGTGGCACACGAGATCAGCAATCCCCTCACGACCATCATGGGTTATGCGCAGCTTCTCCAAGGAGAACTGGACAACCCGGAGATCCGGGATCAAATCCGGACCATCATTGAACAGGCCAGAAGGTGCGCGCGCGTCATGGAAAAGCTCCTGGCTTTCGCGCGCGAGACGGAGAAGAAGGCGGAAGTTCTGGATCTCCATGAAGTCGTCGGGGAGGTCCTGGAACCGGCGAGGCTCAACCTGGTTCTGCAAGGGATAGAGATTGTCGATAGGAGGAAGATGGGCATTTGCTTCGTACTGGCCGACCGCTATCAATTGCAGCAAGTGTTTCTGAATCTGATCACAAATGCGCAGCAGGCGGTCGAGGAGAAGGAGTCGCCGAGGGTTCTCGAAATCGAGCTCGATGTCAGCGAATGCCGGTGCATCGCGACCTTCTCGGACAACGGCATTGGGATGCGCCCCGAGGTTCTAAGGCGGGTCTTCGATCCCTTCTTTACCACGAAGACGCATGGAAAGGGGACGGGGCTCGGATTGAGCGTCTCCTATGGAATCGTGAAGGACCACGGCGGCGAAATCTCCATTGAAAGCGAGCCGGGAAAGGGGACCCGCGTCAGGGTGCAGCTCCCCCGGGCCTCGAAGGACGCTGCGGCGGTGGCGAACAGCAACGAATCTGCGGGAGCGGCGGCGATCGCGTGGCCCGGCAGGAAGGTCCTCGTTATCGACGATGAGCCAAGCATCTGCCGCCTCATGGAAGATGCGCTCCATCAGATTCAGGTGGATGTGTTGACGGCGGGGTCGGTGGAAGAGGCGCGTAATATTCTTCGGTTGGCCGCGCCGGATCTGATTCTTTCCGACATCCGCCTCCCGGACGGGGATGGGTTTGACATCTTGGATAGCCTAGCCCTCGAGCCGGGTTCGCCATGGTTCGCCTTCATGAGCGGTGACGTTGTCAGCGAAGAAACCCGGGAGCGCCTGAGGCAGAGCGGCTCCGAATGCCTCCAGAAACCGTTCGAGGTCAAAGACATCCACAAATTTGTTTCCGCATGCCTCCAGCGGATCGAGAAACGGACAGTTCCGGCATCTCAATCCGTTCGGGGGCAAGCCGGCCTTCAACAGACGAGAAAAGAGAGGCCATGA
- a CDS encoding DMT family transporter codes for MTIETPVALALASAAVYGASNVFAKLSLGHLHPMAVAALFTLTNLIVAAPIGFSTVPLEAYRWEGVLSFALMGLIGYAGLRLVFALGIQLLGVNRHAPIAGIYPLFTIFGAVLWLGETPGPWIWSGTAVIVMGILTLGIGESDGTWSRKHLALPAVQAILRALGALLRKFGLLYMNTPMLAIAIGGVSGLACLLGYLWIYRKDETIWKFSVRGIWLGLMLGLTNTLAQYLYTIALAKSTVSIIVPAVSTAPVFAVIFTWFFSREAESFGLRTLLGGFGVVGGTVLITLR; via the coding sequence ATGACCATCGAGACGCCCGTCGCCTTGGCGCTCGCCAGCGCCGCCGTTTATGGGGCTTCCAACGTCTTCGCCAAGCTCAGCCTGGGACATCTTCATCCCATGGCGGTCGCGGCCCTTTTCACCCTGACGAATTTAATAGTCGCCGCGCCAATCGGGTTTTCCACGGTTCCGCTCGAAGCCTACCGCTGGGAAGGGGTACTGAGCTTTGCGTTGATGGGTCTCATCGGATATGCGGGGTTGAGGCTCGTCTTCGCGCTGGGTATCCAGCTCCTGGGGGTGAACCGGCACGCCCCCATCGCCGGAATCTATCCGCTGTTCACCATCTTTGGAGCCGTTCTTTGGCTGGGGGAGACGCCCGGTCCCTGGATATGGTCGGGGACCGCGGTGATCGTCATGGGGATTTTGACCTTGGGCATCGGGGAAAGCGATGGTACCTGGAGTCGAAAGCACTTAGCCTTGCCCGCGGTGCAGGCCATTCTCCGGGCCCTCGGTGCACTTCTGCGGAAATTCGGCCTTCTGTACATGAACACGCCGATGCTTGCGATTGCCATCGGAGGGGTTTCAGGCCTCGCCTGCCTGCTCGGGTATCTGTGGATTTACAGGAAGGACGAAACGATTTGGAAATTCAGCGTAAGAGGCATCTGGCTTGGCCTCATGCTCGGGCTCACCAATACGCTAGCCCAATATTTGTATACAATCGCCTTGGCGAAGAGCACGGTGTCTATTATTGTCCCCGCTGTCAGCACGGCGCCCGTTTTCGCGGTAATTTTCACTTGGTTTTTTTCGCGTGAGGCGGAAAGCTTCGGATTGCGGACCCTGCTCGGAGGTTTTGGGGTGGTGGGCGGAACCGTGCTCATCACCTTGCGGTAA
- a CDS encoding response regulator — protein MKKILIVEDDEPVRKMLARLLRGKERDLCMAGTGQEALDAIRVQRPDLILLDFFLPDMVAVTFMSQIKNMYPAIPIIIVSNFWNMEYAKLAAQQGAVDFIPKPIDPQQLVEIVNIRLSEGTAA, from the coding sequence TTGAAGAAAATCCTGATTGTAGAGGACGATGAACCTGTGAGAAAGATGCTGGCGAGGCTTCTCCGGGGGAAGGAGCGCGACCTATGCATGGCAGGAACAGGCCAGGAAGCTCTCGACGCCATCCGCGTTCAGCGACCGGATCTGATCCTTCTGGATTTTTTCCTTCCAGATATGGTCGCCGTGACTTTCATGTCCCAGATCAAAAACATGTATCCTGCGATTCCCATCATCATCGTATCGAACTTCTGGAATATGGAGTACGCTAAACTCGCAGCGCAGCAAGGTGCGGTGGACTTCATCCCCAAGCCGATTGACCCGCAGCAGCTTGTTGAGATAGTCAACATTCGTCTCAGTGAGGGAACGGCTGCTTAA
- a CDS encoding response regulator, with product MERVLVADDEKGIVQFVGEALRRKGYSVHVASNGAEAFEMAKLHRPHLVLLDIRMPGMDGLEALRRIKSVDPIIRVIVITAVHDREIIDAAYSMGASRYMTKPFELDSLAEAMEEALKQ from the coding sequence ATGGAGCGGGTTTTGGTAGCGGATGACGAAAAGGGTATCGTTCAGTTTGTTGGCGAGGCTTTGCGGAGAAAAGGGTACTCCGTTCATGTCGCGTCGAATGGAGCGGAAGCATTCGAAATGGCAAAGCTTCATCGCCCGCATCTAGTGCTGCTGGATATCCGTATGCCTGGAATGGATGGTCTGGAAGCGTTGCGCCGGATAAAGTCCGTGGACCCAATCATTAGAGTAATCGTGATTACCGCCGTCCACGATCGTGAGATTATTGACGCAGCATACAGCATGGGTGCAAGTAGATATATGACCAAGCCTTTTGAACTGGATTCCTTAGCGGAGGCTATGGAAGAAGCACTCAAGCAGTAA
- a CDS encoding DUF1328 domain-containing protein, which produces MLSWALTFFVVAIIAALLGFGGIAAGAAEIAKLLFVLFLALFAITLIVGLVQGRSPRPPV; this is translated from the coding sequence ATGCTGTCGTGGGCCTTAACCTTTTTCGTGGTTGCAATCATCGCCGCGCTTCTCGGCTTTGGCGGGATCGCGGCGGGGGCGGCGGAAATCGCGAAGCTGTTGTTCGTTTTATTCTTGGCCCTCTTTGCGATCACGCTGATAGTGGGCCTCGTGCAGGGACGTTCTCCGCGTCCTCCGGTATAG
- a CDS encoding M48 family metalloprotease has protein sequence MHGKIAALLLALILSGCGAVSRNTMPNPGAHPQFRRFAGILIEYQKIACPDCKPNDWKIGIVRSGAVNAYSTGGGNFYVTEGALTRIPDEELDALAAHEVAHEIAGHNAKLQMASVAVTGVFVALGALVPGATLGLIAQPLVHRAYSREQEFEADAIAAALMEKRHGNSARTRYINVFLRRHAAELKARGQEGDGGLFDTHPLPEERQARIDQIIRGVRKGAAIPPYSRADILPAGQEAAAQQE, from the coding sequence GGGGCCGTATCGAGAAACACGATGCCCAACCCGGGCGCCCACCCGCAGTTCCGCCGCTTCGCCGGAATCCTCATCGAATACCAGAAGATCGCCTGCCCGGACTGCAAGCCCAACGATTGGAAGATCGGGATCGTCCGGAGCGGCGCCGTCAACGCGTACAGCACCGGGGGCGGGAACTTCTATGTGACGGAGGGCGCGCTCACCCGGATCCCGGACGAGGAGCTGGACGCGCTGGCCGCCCACGAGGTGGCCCACGAGATCGCCGGACACAACGCCAAGCTCCAGATGGCGTCGGTGGCCGTGACGGGGGTCTTCGTGGCCCTGGGGGCGCTCGTGCCGGGAGCCACGCTAGGCCTCATCGCCCAGCCGCTCGTCCACCGGGCCTACAGCCGCGAGCAAGAATTCGAGGCCGACGCCATCGCGGCCGCGCTCATGGAGAAGCGGCACGGGAACTCCGCGCGGACGAGATACATCAACGTCTTCCTGCGGCGACACGCGGCGGAATTGAAGGCCAGGGGCCAGGAAGGGGACGGCGGCCTCTTCGACACCCACCCGCTCCCGGAGGAGCGCCAGGCGCGGATCGACCAGATCATCCGCGGCGTCCGGAAGGGGGCGGCCATCCCGCCCTATTCGCGGGCCGACATCCTGCCGGCCGGGCAAGAGGCCGCGGCGCAGCAGGAATGA